In the genome of Montipora foliosa isolate CH-2021 chromosome 3, ASM3666993v2, whole genome shotgun sequence, one region contains:
- the LOC137997351 gene encoding protein gustavus-like — MGSRISAVKRNDHNDNRQGVYKSLNISSEEDRARDLARPEKLDILLDRPSLPEEALLEHAWNPNDRSVNIFVKDDDPHTFHRHPVAQSTDCIRGKKGYSRGFHVWEIQWSTRQRGTHAVVGVATSKAVLHCTGYHSLVGSNEESWGWDIVRNKLYHNEKNVSSVKYPVLSDNDHSFVVPDKFRVILDMDEGTMAFETNDGRYLGVAFRGIKGKTVFPIVSAVWGHCEITMKYIGGLDPEPQPLMDLCRRTIRKSVGKDHLTKGNVDKLPIPVPMKKYLLYQQGC, encoded by the exons ATGGGATCAAGAATTTCGGCCGTGAAAAGAAACGATCACAATGACAATAGACAAGGAGTTTACAAATCCCTTAATATCTCGTCTGAAGAGGATCGAGCAAGAGATTTAGCGAGACCGGAGAAATTAGACATTTTACTTGATCGGCCTTCTCTACCGGAAGAGGCTTTGTTAGAACATGCTTGGAACCCGAACGATAGATCAGTAAACATTTTCGTCAAAGACGACGATCCACATACATTCCACCGACATCCCGTAGCTCAAAGTACGGACTGTATTCGAGGGAAGAAAGGATATAGTCGCGGATTTCACGTCTGGGAGATTCAATGGTCGACACGACAGCGTGGGACACACGCCGTGGTAGGGGTTGCCACATCAAAGGCAGTTCTTCATTGTACGGGGTACCACTCGCTTGTCGGGAGTAACGAAGAAAGCTGGGGATGGGACATTGTAAGAAACAAGCTTTACCACAATGAAAAGAACGTTTCTTCTGTGAAATACCCGGTATTATCAGACAACGATCATAGTTTTGTGGTACCTGACAAGTTTCGTGTAATATTGGACATGGATGAAGGCACTATGGCTTTTGAAACGAATGATGGACGATACTTAGGGGTTGCTTTTCGCGGGATCAAAGGAAAGACTGTGTTTCCAATAGTATCGGCTGTGTGGGGTCATTGTGAAATCACCATGAAGTATATCGGTGGACTTGATC CTGAACCGCAGCCATTAATGGATCTTTGTCGCCGTACCATACGCAAATCTGTTGGGAAAGACCACCTAACAAAAGGCAATGTAGACAAGTTGCCCATTCCGGTTCCAATGAAAAAATACCTTTTGTACCAACAAGGATGCTGA